One genomic segment of Luteolibacter sp. Y139 includes these proteins:
- a CDS encoding PA14 domain-containing protein, which produces MKNSTKVLLASITSGAGILALGLLKEKPEVAAQAVAPAAVKVKEKAAPALPLTQPMPVAAGNAGPFTDIGALEKGSVIRLPLPGGGEIAARLNYVNHYDNGARAAGGDVEDGSGTFEIGGEPWGYRGFVLQKKDGIAYVYSSGPDGGLQVARRPIGDVICEPDPNWKQFAKTDAPDPEKAAIYNGGRSVGTIYEAIPVLSSLPRAEATIYLDFDGEIIEGQSWEGGRRIIAPAYNLSASEITGMWQRVSEDFAPFEVNVTTDLQAYLRAPQGLRIRCITTTNNFASAGGVAFNNTFRESGDPVCWNFYSGNAGAVVISHEVGHTFGLSHDDTTTQGYYGGHGSGAMSWGPIMGAPYNQNICQWSKGDYNNANQHEDDLIIIGAVAARRVDDHMPDAVQATPLTIGSGGAVSNTGIIASPDDVDGFTFTTGGGTLNLQFNGAVNSPNLDIEAKLYNSAGTLVATASPANQLSATLSTAVVAGTYTVTVDGVGNGTWATDGYDDYGSLGEYTITGTVPTPGWRFNVPVIALNTAVIGTVAPGGSAYSITAGNTGTAFAISGTGVLSVANAAALTGGTVFNLTVGYTSGGAQSVPVTVRVAPMRGLKQEIWTGLSGNTLAGLTTNANYPNSPNVTRHAGTFQGCYPADNYGQKFSGYLVPTETGNHVFWTAADDISELWLSTDSNPANKVKVAYNNANTDINWANQASQQSANIALVAGQRYYIEYLHRENAGGDHAAVAWQTPTLSRRLIGMEYLEYPGTMANRPPWLANMTFRVREDSTVGTAVGTLAAGDFEPGSVLSAYTITGGNTGTAFALNATTGALTVNGALSFATLPKYYLDVRVTDSGGLQRTAQIAVEVEPRAVKREYWSGISGGQITNLTSNAAFPNSPTSVTYQAFFETPQNIAENYGQRLSGYLRAPDSGSYTFWIASDDAGELWLSTDSNPANKVKIAYHTGATGSREWGKYATQKSAAITLEGGKFYYIEALHKEGAVSDNLAVSWQGPDFGQVILGAPHVTQQFYNHAAPVLDDKTVTVFDRDGLVTTLEAKDWSDPGTKVTYSITGGNTDGAFTIDPATGTIRATGSRLPTGTRVLTITATDNGPTPLSDTASVTVNVVKAGLKREVWTGLTGGQGLNELTDSLYFPQSPDQSGYTQHFEAPSGWGDNYGQRLSGYLIPPATGSYTFWIASDDGGELRLSTDANPSNKKTIASVVGATGNQAWTDQASQQSVAISLVAGQRYYVEALQKEGGGGDHLAVAWQGPGIARTRISGDNLEYPDSYRPSLKREVWLGNTTTTPPATAPSSEGALFTFKSWADTADNYSDRISGYLVPQVTGSYTFWLACDDDGLLRLSTDENPANAAQIASVTGFVAPEAWDINASQKSTARTLIAGKRYYIEVRHRDGIGGDHVAVAWQGPGITRQVIGNDYLEHPTAPADRSLLKREVWNGIAGDNVTDLTGNAAFPATPSTVTTLAANVGLVTGSNVADTFGERLSGYLIAPDHGRYTFWIASDNSSELWLSTDGNPANRIKLASVSGSVAAQGWDVQATQKSVPVALEAGRRYFLEVLHKEGTTTDHLAVAWQGPGFARRVIPNQFLEHPSVIPGKPSIRREVWSGIAGEQVSNLTSNAAFIAGTPTARGQLTTFETPTDHGDNYGQRLTAKLVAPESGNFKFWISSDDASELWLSTDANPANKVRIAYTTAFTDFRQWTKYATQESGSLPLIAGTTYYIEAYQKEGAGGDHVSVAWQGPSFPRQVLDGRFLQYPGTPPANVALKREIWTGIGGNNVSDLTGNANYPNTPNQTLTLDSFDAPVNWGDNYGQKISGYLIAPRTGSYTFWIASDDGGDLNLATDGNPANKTRVAYTTGATGYQNWTNNTNQTSATIALVAGQRCYIEALQKEGGGDDYVSVAWQVPGFSRQIIRKEFLEYPGLMPGETQPGNAIAPPPGDPSYTFWLDYMGLQGTNRLATADPDKDGIPNSLEFVLGGNPTGTGTPPVAVLPQLTMDPTWATFVFRRADVASAAAPFAEYGGTLTGTWTPATNGVNGVQITETDDGFGPGVDRVTVKIPRTGAKMFVRLNGNL; this is translated from the coding sequence ATGAAGAATTCGACCAAGGTCCTACTCGCGTCCATCACCTCTGGAGCCGGCATTCTGGCGCTCGGCCTATTGAAGGAAAAGCCGGAGGTCGCCGCCCAGGCCGTCGCCCCCGCGGCGGTGAAAGTGAAGGAAAAGGCAGCTCCCGCGCTGCCGCTCACCCAGCCAATGCCCGTAGCCGCCGGGAATGCAGGTCCTTTCACCGACATCGGCGCCTTGGAAAAAGGATCGGTGATCCGCCTCCCCCTCCCCGGCGGTGGCGAGATCGCCGCCCGCCTGAATTACGTGAATCATTACGACAATGGCGCCCGCGCGGCTGGCGGCGATGTCGAGGACGGCAGCGGCACCTTTGAAATCGGCGGCGAGCCATGGGGCTATCGCGGATTCGTTCTCCAGAAGAAAGACGGCATCGCCTACGTCTATTCCAGCGGGCCGGATGGCGGATTGCAGGTCGCCCGGCGGCCCATCGGCGATGTGATTTGCGAGCCGGACCCGAATTGGAAGCAGTTCGCGAAGACCGATGCCCCGGATCCGGAAAAGGCGGCGATCTATAACGGCGGCCGTTCAGTCGGCACCATCTATGAAGCCATCCCGGTCCTCAGCAGCCTGCCGCGCGCGGAAGCGACGATCTACCTCGATTTCGACGGCGAGATCATCGAAGGCCAATCGTGGGAAGGCGGACGGCGAATCATCGCCCCGGCTTATAATCTGTCGGCCAGCGAGATCACCGGCATGTGGCAACGGGTGTCGGAGGACTTCGCACCGTTCGAGGTCAATGTGACCACCGACTTGCAAGCTTACCTGCGCGCACCACAGGGGCTGCGCATTCGCTGCATCACCACCACGAACAATTTCGCCTCTGCTGGCGGCGTCGCGTTCAACAATACCTTCCGCGAATCCGGCGATCCGGTGTGCTGGAACTTCTACAGCGGCAACGCCGGCGCGGTAGTGATCTCGCACGAGGTCGGCCACACCTTCGGCCTCAGCCACGACGACACCACCACCCAGGGCTACTACGGCGGCCACGGCAGCGGCGCGATGAGCTGGGGCCCGATCATGGGCGCACCCTACAATCAGAACATCTGCCAGTGGAGCAAGGGCGACTACAACAATGCCAACCAGCACGAGGATGACCTGATCATCATCGGGGCGGTCGCAGCCCGCCGCGTGGACGACCACATGCCGGATGCCGTGCAGGCGACGCCGCTCACCATCGGCTCGGGCGGAGCGGTTTCTAACACAGGGATCATCGCCAGCCCTGATGACGTGGATGGCTTCACCTTCACCACCGGCGGCGGCACCTTGAATCTCCAGTTCAATGGCGCGGTCAACAGCCCCAACCTCGATATCGAGGCGAAGCTCTACAACTCCGCCGGCACGCTGGTTGCCACCGCCAGCCCGGCGAATCAGTTGAGCGCCACGCTTTCCACTGCCGTCGTCGCCGGCACCTACACCGTGACGGTCGACGGCGTCGGCAATGGCACTTGGGCCACCGATGGCTACGATGACTACGGCTCACTCGGCGAATACACCATCACCGGCACCGTCCCCACTCCCGGCTGGCGCTTCAATGTTCCGGTCATTGCCCTGAACACCGCAGTGATCGGCACCGTCGCTCCGGGCGGTTCGGCTTACTCGATCACCGCGGGAAATACCGGCACCGCCTTCGCGATCAGCGGCACCGGCGTGCTCAGCGTGGCCAATGCCGCCGCTCTCACAGGCGGCACAGTCTTCAATCTGACCGTGGGCTACACCTCCGGCGGTGCACAATCGGTGCCCGTCACCGTGCGCGTCGCGCCCATGCGTGGCCTGAAGCAGGAGATCTGGACCGGCCTCAGCGGCAACACGCTCGCGGGACTGACCACGAATGCAAACTATCCTAACAGCCCGAACGTCACCCGCCATGCCGGCACCTTCCAAGGCTGCTACCCCGCCGACAACTACGGCCAGAAATTCAGCGGCTATCTCGTCCCGACCGAGACCGGCAATCACGTCTTCTGGACCGCAGCCGACGACATCAGCGAGCTGTGGCTGTCCACCGACAGCAATCCTGCGAACAAGGTCAAGGTCGCCTACAACAACGCGAACACGGACATCAATTGGGCCAACCAGGCTTCCCAGCAGTCCGCCAATATCGCGCTCGTGGCCGGGCAGCGTTACTACATCGAATACCTGCATCGGGAAAATGCCGGCGGTGACCACGCCGCGGTGGCGTGGCAGACACCCACCCTTTCCCGCCGTCTCATCGGTATGGAGTATCTCGAGTATCCGGGCACCATGGCGAACCGCCCACCGTGGCTCGCGAATATGACCTTCCGCGTCCGTGAAGACAGCACCGTGGGCACGGCGGTCGGCACCCTGGCGGCTGGCGATTTCGAGCCGGGCTCCGTCCTCTCCGCTTACACCATCACCGGCGGCAATACCGGCACCGCCTTCGCCCTGAATGCCACCACCGGCGCGCTGACCGTGAATGGCGCGCTCTCCTTCGCGACCCTTCCGAAATACTACCTCGATGTCCGCGTGACCGATTCCGGCGGCTTGCAGCGCACCGCGCAGATCGCCGTGGAAGTCGAACCGCGCGCCGTGAAGCGCGAATACTGGTCCGGCATCAGCGGCGGCCAGATCACCAACCTGACCTCGAACGCCGCCTTCCCTAACAGCCCGACCTCGGTCACCTACCAGGCATTCTTCGAGACGCCGCAGAACATCGCCGAAAACTACGGCCAGCGCCTCAGCGGTTACCTGCGCGCACCGGACAGCGGCAGCTACACCTTCTGGATCGCTTCCGACGATGCCGGTGAGCTCTGGCTTTCCACCGACAGCAATCCCGCGAACAAGGTGAAGATCGCCTACCACACCGGCGCCACCGGCTCGCGCGAGTGGGGCAAGTATGCCACCCAGAAATCCGCCGCGATCACGCTGGAAGGCGGCAAGTTCTACTACATCGAGGCACTCCACAAGGAAGGCGCGGTCTCGGATAATCTCGCCGTGTCATGGCAAGGTCCGGACTTCGGCCAGGTCATCCTCGGCGCGCCCCATGTGACGCAGCAGTTCTACAATCACGCCGCACCGGTGCTCGATGACAAGACAGTCACCGTCTTCGACCGCGATGGCCTGGTAACAACCCTTGAAGCCAAAGACTGGTCTGATCCAGGCACCAAGGTGACCTACTCGATCACCGGCGGAAACACGGACGGAGCCTTCACCATCGATCCCGCCACCGGCACCATCCGCGCCACCGGCTCTCGTCTGCCGACGGGCACTCGCGTTCTAACCATCACTGCCACCGACAACGGCCCTACTCCCCTTTCCGACACCGCGTCCGTCACCGTGAACGTCGTGAAGGCCGGCCTGAAGCGCGAAGTCTGGACCGGCCTCACCGGAGGACAGGGTCTCAATGAACTTACCGACTCGCTCTACTTCCCGCAGTCGCCGGATCAAAGCGGTTACACGCAGCACTTCGAGGCCCCGTCCGGCTGGGGCGACAACTACGGCCAGCGCCTGAGCGGCTATCTCATCCCCCCGGCCACCGGCAGCTACACGTTCTGGATCGCTTCCGACGATGGCGGCGAGCTGCGCCTCTCCACCGACGCGAATCCTTCTAACAAGAAGACCATCGCCAGCGTGGTGGGAGCCACCGGCAATCAGGCGTGGACCGACCAAGCCAGCCAGCAATCGGTGGCGATCTCGCTGGTCGCCGGCCAGCGTTACTACGTGGAAGCCTTGCAGAAAGAAGGCGGCGGCGGCGATCACCTCGCCGTGGCGTGGCAAGGCCCCGGCATCGCCCGCACCCGGATCAGCGGCGACAACCTCGAGTATCCCGACAGCTATCGCCCCTCCTTGAAGCGCGAGGTCTGGCTCGGCAATACCACCACCACGCCACCGGCCACCGCGCCGAGCTCGGAAGGCGCGCTCTTCACCTTCAAGTCCTGGGCCGACACTGCGGACAACTACAGCGACCGCATCTCCGGCTACCTCGTCCCACAGGTGACAGGAAGCTACACCTTCTGGCTCGCCTGCGATGACGATGGACTGCTTAGGCTTTCCACCGACGAAAACCCCGCCAACGCCGCGCAGATCGCCTCGGTCACCGGCTTCGTCGCCCCGGAAGCATGGGACATCAATGCCTCGCAGAAATCGACCGCCCGCACCCTCATCGCAGGCAAGCGCTACTACATCGAAGTGCGCCACCGCGACGGCATCGGCGGCGACCACGTGGCCGTAGCCTGGCAAGGCCCCGGCATCACGCGGCAGGTCATCGGCAATGACTACCTTGAACACCCCACCGCTCCCGCGGATCGCTCGTTGCTGAAGCGCGAGGTGTGGAATGGCATCGCCGGCGATAACGTTACCGACCTCACCGGCAACGCCGCGTTCCCGGCCACGCCATCGACCGTCACCACGCTGGCAGCGAATGTCGGCCTGGTTACTGGCTCGAATGTGGCCGATACCTTTGGCGAGCGCCTCAGCGGCTACCTCATCGCGCCGGATCACGGGCGATACACCTTCTGGATCGCCTCCGACAACTCCAGCGAGCTGTGGCTTTCCACCGACGGCAATCCGGCGAACCGCATCAAGCTCGCCAGCGTGAGCGGTTCCGTGGCGGCGCAGGGCTGGGATGTGCAGGCCACGCAGAAATCGGTGCCGGTCGCCCTTGAAGCAGGCCGCCGCTATTTCCTCGAAGTGCTGCATAAGGAAGGCACCACCACCGATCATCTCGCGGTCGCGTGGCAGGGCCCCGGCTTTGCCCGTCGCGTGATTCCGAATCAATTCCTGGAGCACCCGTCGGTCATCCCCGGCAAGCCATCGATCCGCCGCGAGGTCTGGTCGGGCATCGCCGGTGAGCAGGTCTCCAATCTGACGAGCAATGCCGCCTTCATTGCCGGCACGCCCACCGCACGTGGCCAGCTCACCACCTTCGAAACGCCGACCGATCACGGTGACAACTACGGCCAGCGCCTCACCGCCAAGCTGGTGGCCCCGGAGTCCGGCAACTTCAAGTTCTGGATCAGCTCCGACGACGCCAGCGAGCTCTGGCTTTCCACCGATGCCAATCCCGCGAACAAGGTGCGCATCGCCTACACCACGGCATTCACCGACTTCCGCCAGTGGACCAAGTATGCCACCCAGGAATCCGGCAGCTTGCCGCTGATTGCAGGCACCACCTACTACATCGAAGCGTATCAGAAGGAAGGCGCGGGCGGAGATCACGTCTCGGTGGCATGGCAGGGCCCATCGTTCCCACGGCAGGTCCTCGATGGACGCTTCCTCCAATACCCCGGCACGCCCCCGGCAAACGTGGCACTCAAGCGCGAGATCTGGACCGGCATCGGCGGCAACAACGTCAGCGACCTCACCGGCAACGCGAACTACCCGAACACGCCGAACCAGACCCTGACCCTCGATAGCTTCGACGCGCCGGTGAACTGGGGCGACAACTACGGCCAGAAGATCAGCGGCTACCTCATCGCTCCGCGCACCGGCAGCTACACGTTCTGGATCGCCTCGGACGATGGCGGCGACCTCAACCTCGCGACCGATGGCAATCCCGCGAACAAGACCCGCGTCGCCTACACGACCGGTGCCACCGGCTACCAAAACTGGACCAACAACACCAACCAGACCTCGGCAACGATCGCACTCGTCGCAGGCCAGCGCTGCTACATCGAGGCGCTGCAGAAGGAAGGCGGCGGCGACGATTACGTGTCGGTGGCTTGGCAAGTGCCGGGCTTCAGCCGTCAGATCATCCGCAAGGAGTTCCTGGAGTATCCGGGCCTGATGCCGGGAGAGACGCAACCTGGTAATGCAATCGCCCCACCACCCGGCGACCCGAGCTATACCTTCTGGCTCGACTACATGGGACTGCAAGGCACGAACCGCCTCGCCACCGCCGACCCGGACAAGGACGGCATTCCGAACAGCCTGGAATTCGTCCTCGGCGGCAATCCCACCGGCACCGGCACTCCACCCGTCGCCGTCCTGCCGCAGCTGACCATGGACCCCACCTGGGCCACCTTCGTGTTCCGCCGCGCCGACGTCGCCTCCGCGGCCGCGCCCTTCGCGGAGTATGGTGGAACTCTCACCGGAACCTGGACCCCCGCCACCAATGGCGTGAACGGTGTCCAGATCACCGAGACCGACGATGGCTTCGGCCCCGGTGTCGATCGCGTGACGGTCAAGATCCCGCGCACCGGGGCCAAGATGTTCGTCCGCCTCAATGGGAACCTGTAA
- a CDS encoding HAD-IA family hydrolase: protein MLQALFLDAAGTLIEPAEPVAVVYARTAAAYGQTVDPAEVKKWFGLAFDGISGPEYEAHPDGDAAEREWWSWIVLLVFNKSLGTPLPEGFFRPCFEALFAHYARPDAWRVFPEVPDVLAEARSAGLRLAVVSNFDLRLHGILAGHGLHFDEVITSADVRARKPDPAIFRAALGRLRLQPHEVFHAGDSPVTDIDGASAMGIDACLISRPAMDLRAFLAEALARC from the coding sequence GTGCTCCAAGCTCTCTTCCTCGATGCCGCCGGGACCTTGATCGAACCGGCCGAACCAGTCGCCGTCGTTTACGCGCGCACTGCGGCAGCATACGGGCAGACGGTGGATCCAGCGGAGGTGAAAAAGTGGTTTGGCTTGGCTTTCGACGGAATCAGCGGTCCCGAGTATGAAGCCCATCCCGACGGCGACGCTGCGGAACGCGAGTGGTGGTCTTGGATCGTTCTCCTCGTCTTTAACAAGAGCTTGGGCACGCCATTGCCGGAGGGTTTTTTCCGGCCCTGTTTCGAAGCTTTGTTCGCGCACTACGCTCGCCCGGATGCGTGGCGGGTGTTCCCGGAGGTTCCCGATGTCCTTGCCGAGGCTCGATCTGCCGGGCTGAGGCTGGCCGTGGTGTCGAATTTCGACCTCCGGCTGCATGGCATTCTCGCCGGCCACGGGCTGCATTTCGACGAGGTGATCACCTCCGCCGATGTCCGGGCCCGCAAGCCGGATCCCGCGATCTTCCGCGCCGCTCTTGGAAGGCTCCGTCTCCAGCCGCACGAAGTCTTCCATGCCGGAGACTCGCCGGTAACGGACATCGACGGTGCCTCCGCCATGGGGATCGATGCCTGTCTCATCTCCCGCCCGGCGATGGACCTGCGCGCTTTCCTCGCCGAGGCCCTCGCGCGGTGTTGA